The Rhizobium leguminosarum genome includes a region encoding these proteins:
- a CDS encoding metal-sensing transcriptional repressor: MTEHRHDTHPEIVKRLKRAEGHLKSVIAMIESGRPCLDIAQQLQAVEKAIANAKRTLIQDHLDHCLDDAVGPLGGDQRRTIDEFKTITKYL; the protein is encoded by the coding sequence ATGACGGAACATCGACATGACACCCATCCGGAAATTGTCAAACGGCTGAAGCGAGCCGAGGGACATCTCAAAAGCGTGATCGCGATGATCGAAAGTGGCCGACCATGTCTGGACATCGCCCAACAGCTCCAGGCAGTCGAGAAGGCAATCGCCAACGCCAAGCGGACACTGATCCAGGACCACCTCGATCATTGCCTGGATGACGCGGTCGGGCCGCTGGGCGGCGACCAACGGCGGACTATCGACGAGTTCAAGACGATCACAAAATATCTTTGA
- a CDS encoding cation diffusion facilitator family transporter, whose translation MIDATIATTDRGIWAIKWSFVILALTAAMQIVVVLISGSVALLADTIHNVADATTAIPLWIAFVLARRKPTKTFNYGLGRVEDLAGIIIVMIILFSALVAGYQAISRLINPEPISHLGWLIGAGVIGFIGNEAVAVFRIRVGREINSAALIADGYHARTDGLTSLAVVAGAIGVWLGFPLADPIVGLLITVAIFGIVWQSARSVLTRMLDGVEPGVVDEIEHAAAHVKGIEKVTGAKARWLGHKLHVDVAVVIDEGVLLAEANVITSRLEGELFAHIPALAVATVRIVAPEPQGHHHAPDPFQVNGKLAQGLLEIVDTADGERFRLRVSRHAEGLSATVAIKRDVGLEQHAMVPVAGNHHLLQSMGAPAEPHEFDAELVLSNAADSERLSFKMLEPEGHHH comes from the coding sequence GTGATTGACGCAACGATTGCGACAACAGACCGTGGCATCTGGGCGATCAAATGGTCGTTCGTCATCCTTGCCCTGACTGCGGCGATGCAGATTGTGGTGGTGCTAATCTCTGGCAGCGTTGCATTGCTCGCCGACACGATCCACAATGTGGCCGACGCAACGACCGCCATTCCGCTTTGGATCGCGTTTGTCTTGGCTCGCCGAAAGCCAACGAAAACGTTCAATTATGGTTTGGGCCGGGTAGAGGACCTCGCTGGCATCATCATTGTCATGATCATCCTGTTCAGCGCACTCGTCGCTGGCTACCAGGCCATCAGCCGCCTCATCAATCCGGAGCCGATTTCCCATCTCGGCTGGTTGATCGGCGCTGGCGTCATCGGCTTCATCGGTAACGAAGCCGTTGCTGTGTTCCGTATCCGCGTGGGCCGGGAAATCAACAGCGCGGCGCTGATCGCCGACGGATACCATGCCCGCACCGATGGCCTGACCAGTCTCGCGGTCGTCGCCGGAGCCATCGGTGTCTGGCTCGGCTTCCCGCTCGCCGACCCCATTGTCGGCCTTCTGATCACGGTGGCCATCTTCGGTATCGTCTGGCAGTCAGCCCGTTCGGTGCTGACGCGCATGCTTGACGGCGTTGAGCCTGGTGTCGTCGATGAGATCGAACACGCCGCCGCCCACGTCAAGGGCATCGAAAAAGTCACCGGGGCGAAAGCACGCTGGTTGGGGCACAAGCTTCACGTCGATGTCGCAGTGGTCATTGACGAGGGCGTTCTGCTTGCAGAGGCCAACGTCATTACCAGCAGGCTAGAAGGCGAACTCTTCGCCCACATTCCGGCGCTTGCCGTCGCGACCGTCAGGATTGTTGCACCGGAACCGCAGGGACACCATCACGCTCCGGACCCCTTCCAGGTGAATGGCAAGCTGGCACAGGGCCTCCTCGAAATCGTCGATACAGCCGACGGCGAACGTTTCCGCCTCCGCGTATCTCGGCATGCAGAAGGTCTCTCCGCCACCGTGGCCATTAAACGCGACGTAGGTCTGGAACAGCATGCAATGGTGCCCGTCGCAGGTAACCATCATCTCCTGCAAAGCATGGGGGCTCCGGCCGAGCCACACGAATTTGACGCAGAGCTTGTGCTGTCCAATGCTGCGGACAGCGAACGGCTTTCCTTCAAGATGCTTGAGCCCGAGGGGCACCATCATTAG
- a CDS encoding YqaA family protein: MGDLAAYMGLFLVAFAAATILPFQSEAVLVGLLLTGNYPTALLVAVASAGNVLGSVANWLLGIGIERFKDRAWFPVSAQRLAQAQRWYQRYGKWSLLGSWLPIIGDPLTVIAGVLREPFWMFLFLVTIAKVSRYLVLTAVALSWM, encoded by the coding sequence ATGGGTGATCTCGCAGCCTATATGGGCTTGTTTCTCGTCGCGTTCGCGGCGGCGACAATTCTGCCATTTCAGTCGGAGGCGGTCCTCGTCGGACTTCTCCTGACTGGGAACTATCCGACCGCCCTTTTGGTTGCCGTCGCCAGTGCCGGAAACGTCCTCGGGTCTGTTGCGAACTGGCTGCTCGGCATCGGTATCGAGCGCTTCAAGGACAGGGCGTGGTTTCCGGTCAGCGCTCAACGGCTTGCGCAAGCGCAGCGTTGGTACCAACGATATGGAAAGTGGTCATTGCTTGGGAGCTGGCTGCCGATCATCGGCGACCCGCTCACTGTAATTGCTGGCGTGCTGAGGGAGCCGTTCTGGATGTTCCTATTCCTGGTCACAATCGCCAAGGTTTCCCGCTACCTAGTGCTGACGGCCGTCGCGCTGAGTTGGATGTGA
- the tnpC gene encoding IS66 family transposase: protein MTRAGTPTVAELMALLAANAAENVALRAERDALEQRVFKLEEELALAQLHRFAPRSEKHMDRVFNEAENAALEADADEGLADCDETDATELPDTGLPEVEKPEGRKRGRKPLPANLPRQRVEYDLADDQKTCPCCRHPLHRMGELVTEQLHIEVKATVLQNARAKYACRNCERTDISTPVIIAPMPAQPLPGSIATASTLAFALVHKYVDGTPLYRLAQAFERAGVPVSRGALGHWVIGSSEKHLVRIYDALKQRLLSQNVIHGDETTVQVLKEKDRKATDESYIWAYRSGQDSVEPVVLLEYQPGRGQVHPQTFLGDYRGILMSDGYQGWRTLKGATHVGCMAHARRRFVNAFKAGKKQSGPPAQALKFFDQLYRIERQVRDEKPDDGETQADCIRRLRQKHSVPVLDALKEWLDRMAPKVVPDTKLGDAISYTRNQWQYLTRYTEDGRMPIDNNLLERDIRVFATGRKSWLFCDTVDGAKASAVIYSLMLTCRACGVEPFTWLRHVFTESPQRPDGANIDDLLPFNFAKSTAA from the coding sequence ATGACACGAGCCGGCACCCCGACCGTTGCGGAACTGATGGCGCTTCTGGCGGCGAATGCTGCCGAGAACGTCGCGCTGCGGGCTGAGAGAGACGCCCTTGAGCAGCGTGTCTTCAAGCTCGAGGAAGAACTGGCGCTTGCACAACTGCATCGTTTTGCGCCGCGCAGCGAAAAGCATATGGATCGCGTCTTCAATGAAGCCGAGAACGCCGCTCTCGAGGCCGATGCTGATGAGGGCTTGGCCGACTGTGACGAGACCGACGCCACTGAGCTTCCCGACACGGGATTGCCAGAGGTGGAAAAGCCCGAAGGCCGCAAGCGCGGGCGTAAACCTCTTCCGGCAAATTTGCCCCGCCAACGCGTTGAATATGACCTTGCCGACGATCAGAAGACCTGTCCGTGCTGCCGCCATCCGTTGCATCGCATGGGCGAACTCGTCACCGAGCAGCTGCATATCGAGGTGAAGGCCACGGTGCTGCAGAATGCCCGGGCCAAGTATGCTTGCCGCAACTGCGAGCGCACCGATATCAGCACTCCCGTTATCATCGCGCCGATGCCCGCACAGCCCTTGCCGGGGAGCATTGCCACGGCCTCGACGCTGGCCTTTGCTCTTGTTCATAAATATGTCGACGGCACACCGCTCTATCGCCTGGCACAGGCCTTCGAGCGCGCTGGCGTCCCTGTCAGCCGTGGCGCTCTTGGCCATTGGGTGATCGGGTCCAGCGAAAAGCACCTCGTTCGCATCTACGATGCACTGAAGCAGCGGCTCTTGTCGCAGAACGTCATTCACGGTGACGAGACCACGGTGCAGGTGCTGAAGGAAAAGGACAGGAAAGCAACTGACGAGTCCTACATCTGGGCCTATCGCAGCGGGCAGGATAGTGTCGAACCGGTTGTGCTGCTCGAATATCAGCCCGGTCGTGGGCAGGTGCATCCGCAGACTTTCCTTGGTGACTATCGCGGCATCCTGATGAGCGACGGCTATCAGGGCTGGCGCACCCTGAAGGGCGCAACGCATGTCGGGTGTATGGCTCACGCCAGGCGACGCTTCGTCAACGCCTTCAAGGCCGGGAAGAAACAAAGCGGGCCGCCCGCGCAGGCATTGAAGTTCTTCGACCAGCTCTATCGGATTGAAAGGCAGGTGCGGGACGAAAAGCCGGATGACGGCGAAACGCAGGCCGATTGCATCCGGCGCTTGCGCCAGAAGCATAGCGTTCCAGTCCTTGATGCCCTGAAGGAGTGGCTCGACAGGATGGCCCCCAAGGTCGTGCCCGACACCAAGCTCGGCGATGCGATCTCCTATACGCGAAACCAGTGGCAATATCTGACCCGCTACACCGAAGACGGCAGGATGCCGATCGACAACAATTTATTGGAACGCGATATCAGAGTTTTTGCCACTGGAAGGAAGAGCTGGCTATTTTGCGACACTGTCGACGGGGCCAAGGCAAGCGCTGTCATCTACAGCCTTATGCTGACCTGTCGCGCCTGTGGCGTCGAGCCATTCACCTGGTTGCGACACGTCTTTACCGAATCGCCGCAGCGTCCGGACGGCGCCAATATCGACGATCTGCTCCCATTTAACTTCGCCAAATCCACTGCCGCATAA
- the tnpB gene encoding IS66 family insertion sequence element accessory protein TnpB (TnpB, as the term is used for proteins encoded by IS66 family insertion elements, is considered an accessory protein, since TnpC, encoded by a neighboring gene, is a DDE family transposase.): MFRLADDLRVYLHRDPIDFRAGINSLAILVEQSMGLSPFERAVFVFCNRRRTRMKLLFFERSGFVLVLKALSEDRFRWPRREAPVVTLDTEQLRWLLDGIDLDAMVRHPVRQYEFVG; this comes from the coding sequence ATGTTCCGGCTGGCTGACGATCTTCGCGTCTATCTTCACCGGGACCCGATCGACTTTCGTGCGGGGATCAACAGCCTGGCGATCCTGGTCGAGCAGTCGATGGGCCTGAGCCCGTTCGAGCGTGCTGTCTTTGTCTTTTGCAACCGCCGGCGCACCCGGATGAAGCTCCTGTTCTTCGAGCGGTCAGGGTTCGTGCTTGTATTGAAAGCCTTGTCCGAAGACCGGTTTCGCTGGCCCCGCCGCGAGGCGCCGGTCGTGACGCTCGATACCGAACAGTTGCGCTGGCTGCTTGACGGCATCGATCTCGACGCGATGGTGCGCCATCCTGTTCGGCAATATGAGTTTGTCGGCTGA
- the tnpA gene encoding IS66-like element accessory protein TnpA, which produces MTLDNLKGSGGLRAVKVLPNGKRRFDPVEKDRLIDAAMKPGVSVARLALAHGVNANQLRNWVKLRRDRQAQGSLTAAAGQETSAFVPVVAASPIARQPDMPARPSSAGMRLMASLPNGVRLELEDVDERALSAMIEILGRCNVPAG; this is translated from the coding sequence ATGACATTGGATAACTTGAAGGGCTCAGGGGGTCTTCGGGCAGTGAAGGTTCTTCCCAACGGGAAGCGGCGTTTCGATCCGGTCGAGAAAGACCGGCTGATCGACGCCGCAATGAAGCCCGGCGTATCGGTTGCCCGTCTGGCACTGGCGCACGGCGTCAACGCCAATCAGTTACGCAACTGGGTGAAGCTTCGCCGAGATCGGCAGGCCCAGGGTAGTTTGACGGCTGCTGCAGGGCAGGAAACGTCGGCCTTTGTTCCTGTGGTTGCAGCGTCGCCGATTGCGCGGCAGCCCGACATGCCGGCCCGGCCATCATCGGCAGGAATGCGGCTGATGGCGTCTTTGCCAAATGGTGTGCGGCTTGAGCTTGAGGATGTGGATGAGCGGGCTCTTTCGGCGATGATCGAAATTCTGGGGCGGTGCAATGTTCCGGCTGGCTGA